Within Planctomycetota bacterium, the genomic segment CTCGGTAAAGGCCACCACCGACGGAGTCAGGTGAGACCCGTGCTTATTGGGAATGACCTTGACTTCGTTGCCCTCCACCACCGCCACCACCGAGTTGGTCGTCCCCAGGTCGATCCCGAC encodes:
- a CDS encoding Hsp70 family protein; amino-acid sequence: MGKIVGIDLGTTNSVVAVVEGNEVKVIPNKHGSHLTPSVVAFTE